Genomic segment of Verrucomicrobiota bacterium:
GAGTGCGAAATTCAGCCCACGATGCTCCACGGGGCGCTTGTTGACAAAGAGATGCTGGTCCTCACGTGTGGCGCGTGAGACTCCGGGGGCTCCGATGTAACCCCAGAGCCGAAGCACTCCCGGATTCGTTGCGGGAACCGGCTCGTGCAAGGTTTCCCCGGCATCTTCTTGAAGGGTAGGGCTGGTGAAACGGGGCGGCAGGGGGCGTTCGAATTCGACGCGAACAAGCTGGACGTCGCCGCCGAGCAGCGAGCGCAGACGTTCGCGGAGGCCCGGGAATCGATCCCCGTTCTCGTGGCGAGGGAGGGGAGGCAACCGCCAGACCAGGCGTTGATCCTGGAGGAATGTGAATGCGACTTCGGGATGGGCGAGGGCGGCCAGAGTGAGGTAATGCGCAATGTGGGTGCGCTCTGTTTCCTCGGAGCGAAGAAATTTGCGCCGGGCGGGCAAATTGAAGAAGAGTTGCCGCACTTCGACGGCAGACCCTGTTGGACTCGCGGCGGATCGCACTTCCACGATCTTTCCGCCTTGAACGACGATTTGGGTGCCTTCCGGCGCGTTGCTCTCGCGTTCCTTGGTGGTCAACGTGAACCGGCTCACACTGGCGATGCTGGGGAGCGCTTCGCCTCGAAAGCCAAAAGACTGGACCGCGTCGAGGTCTTCGGCCACGCGGATTTTGCTGGTGGCATGTCTTTCGAGCGAGAGGAGAGCGTCGTCCTTGTTCATGCCCCAGCCGTCGTCGGTGACGCGGATGAGGCTGCGGCCACCGGCTTGGATTTCCACCGAAATGTGGTGCGCGCCGGCATCGAGCGCATTTTCGACGAGCTCCTTGACGACGCTGGCGGGGCGCTCGACGACTTCACCCGCCGCGATTTGGTTCGCGACCTGTTCGGGCAGCAGCCGAATCCGGCTCATGAGAGCGTCTAAGCCGCGACGGGCAGCGTGAATGTGAACACGGCACCCTTTCCGGGTTGGGAAGTGGCGCGAATGACGCCGCGGTGGTCCTCGACGATCTTTTTGCAGATCGACAACCCAAGCCCGGTGCCATTGGGTTTGCCAAACGTGGCGAACGCCTCGAACAGCCGTGAAGCGATTTCCGGCGCGATGCCGGGGCCGGTGTCCTCGATTTCGACACGCACCGCTTTCCCATCCGGAACGAATCGGACATAGATACGGCCGCCGCCGGCCATGGCGTCCACCGCGTTGTTCAGGAGATTGTGGAAGACATGGGCCAGGCGCACGGAGTCCATCAACACCTTGACAGGAGGGGGGGGGACTTGGATCTCGAGTTCGGCTCCTTTGGATTCGAGGTTGCCCTTGATTTCCTCCAGAAGTTGCCCCGCATAGTCCGACAGATCGACGGGGCTAAGGACCACGGAGGATTGGGAGCCGCGGGTAAACTCCAGCAATTCCGCGATCATGGTGGTGAGGCGATGGACTTGGCGCAGGATGCGGGCTTTGGCGTTTTGCCTGGATTCGTTCGAAGAGTCGGGCAAGGAGGCAATTTCCGCGGACATGCCGATGATGTTGAGAGGATTCTTGAAATCATGAACGATGGAACGGGCGAATTTGCCGACGATGGTGAGGCGTTCCGCTTGAAGCACTTCCTGGATGTACTGGCGGTTGAAATCCCGCATGCGCTGGCTGAACTCGCGGACGAGGGCGACGGCGAGCTTGGGATTGCGCTCGAGCATCGAGAGCATTTCGGTGCGTGGAATGAAATAGAGATGGCTGTCGGCCTCGGCGGTGGCTGAGGCGGAGCGAGGCTCATTGTCGAGCACCGCCATTTCGCCGAAGAAATCGTTGGCGCCGATGCGGGAGAGCACGCGGCGTTCGGCGGGATTGACCATGGCGGAAATCTGCACGGCTCCGACGATGACCATGTAGATGCCGTCGCCTGCGTCGCCCTCCTTAAAGATGACTTCGCCTGGACGATAACGTCGAATTTCACAAGTCTGCTCCAGCTTTTCGAGCTCCGAGGTGAGGAGCCCGCCGAAAAGCTTGTTGGTTTTCAGAGCGGCCACGCGATGAGTTTAGAAAAAAGCGGGGGCGGGTAAAGCATAGAGATCGCTCGAGACGTGGTTCCCTGACAAAAGAGCGAGGGACGGGGCCGCCTCGGGGATCGGATCGAATGCGGGGCGAGCCCATGCGCGCGGTTGACTCGGACGGGTCGCTCCCTAGACTCCGCAGCGCGCCGCGATCTGGCGGCCTCATTGAATGAAGAAACCTTCGCTCCTGGTCATTTTCTTGACCGTGTTCATCGACTTGATCGGGTTTGGCATCGTGCTCCCGCTGCTTCCCCTCTACAGCCAGAAGTACGGCGCGGGTGCCTTGATGATCGGGGCCGTCATGGCGTCGTTTTCCCTGATGCAGTTTCTCTTCGCGCCCTGGTGGGGGGGGCTTTCCGACCGAATTGGAAGAAAACCGGTTCTCCTGGTGAGCACGGCCGGTTCGGCCGTGTCCTATGCGGTATTCGCGCTCGCGTCCCGGTTCGAGCCTTCCATGGCCCTGTGGGTTGTTTTGTTTTCGCGGGTCATCGCGGGGATTTGCGGGGCGAACATCACGGTGGCTCAGGCATGCATTGCGGATGTGTCCCCGCTTCAGGAGCGAACGAAGAAGATGGGGTTGATCGGCATGGCCTTTGGTTTGGGATTTATTTTCGGACCGGCCCTTGGAGGGAAAAGCCTGATCTGGTTCGGAGAGGCGGGACCGGGATGGGTGGCCGCAGGTTTGTGCGCCGCAAATCTGATCCTCGCTCTGGCGGTTCTGCCCGAAACCCGCAAACCCGGAGGGGTTCCCGCCGCCCGCCGCCCGGGTTGGTCGGCCTGGCCGCGGGTGCTGGCTCGTTCCAAAGTGGGACTTCTGGTGGGAGTATTCTTTTTGGCCACCCTGGGCTTTTCTTGCTTTGAGACCAGCTTGGGATTGCTGGTGGCCGCCAATTTCGGTCTCGATCCGGCCCGGGCTCGCGACGCGGAGACGGTGGCGATCCTCTTCACCTTTTGCGGCATTGTGGGCGCATTGGCCCAAGGCGGACCCGTGGGGAAGCTGGCCAAAAAATGGGGGGAACCGAAGATGATCGGCATCAGCTTGCTCTTGTTCGCGGCTGGGATGGGGTCCATCCCGTTTGTTCGAGGCGCCGGGAACTTCAGTTGGTCGGGGCTCTTTCAAACGGGCGGAGGGCCATGGCTTATGCTGTTGCTGTCACTGGCTTTGTTGTCCATTGGGTCCGGGCTCACGCGTCCGCCCATCTTCGGGATGATCTCCAAGCTGACGCCCGTGGACGAACAAGGAGAGACCTTGGGGGTGGCACAAAGCGCGGGGAGCCTGGCCCGCATCGCCGGACCCATCCTGGCGATGGCCCTCTTCAAGTTCCATCCACCAGCTCCTTATGTGTTGGCGGCCATTCTGGCCGTCATTGCCGGAGGGGTGG
This window contains:
- a CDS encoding cyclic nucleotide-binding domain-containing protein, which gives rise to MAALKTNKLFGGLLTSELEKLEQTCEIRRYRPGEVIFKEGDAGDGIYMVIVGAVQISAMVNPAERRVLSRIGANDFFGEMAVLDNEPRSASATAEADSHLYFIPRTEMLSMLERNPKLAVALVREFSQRMRDFNRQYIQEVLQAERLTIVGKFARSIVHDFKNPLNIIGMSAEIASLPDSSNESRQNAKARILRQVHRLTTMIAELLEFTRGSQSSVVLSPVDLSDYAGQLLEEIKGNLESKGAELEIQVPPPPVKVLMDSVRLAHVFHNLLNNAVDAMAGGGRIYVRFVPDGKAVRVEIEDTGPGIAPEIASRLFEAFATFGKPNGTGLGLSICKKIVEDHRGVIRATSQPGKGAVFTFTLPVAA
- a CDS encoding MFS transporter; translation: MKKPSLLVIFLTVFIDLIGFGIVLPLLPLYSQKYGAGALMIGAVMASFSLMQFLFAPWWGGLSDRIGRKPVLLVSTAGSAVSYAVFALASRFEPSMALWVVLFSRVIAGICGANITVAQACIADVSPLQERTKKMGLIGMAFGLGFIFGPALGGKSLIWFGEAGPGWVAAGLCAANLILALAVLPETRKPGGVPAARRPGWSAWPRVLARSKVGLLVGVFFLATLGFSCFETSLGLLVAANFGLDPARARDAETVAILFTFCGIVGALAQGGPVGKLAKKWGEPKMIGISLLLFAAGMGSIPFVRGAGNFSWSGLFQTGGGPWLMLLLSLALLSIGSGLTRPPIFGMISKLTPVDEQGETLGVAQSAGSLARIAGPILAMALFKFHPPAPYVLAAILAVIAGGVAWVKLSEPSRSGES